One Homalodisca vitripennis isolate AUS2020 unplaced genomic scaffold, UT_GWSS_2.1 ScUCBcl_7028;HRSCAF=14530, whole genome shotgun sequence genomic region harbors:
- the LOC124374026 gene encoding spidroin-1-like → MQGPERQRGISQERRAERQQGRGREGRGGREQGRAESSQRTEEGAARGRVQGGRRGADRKAGQGGEHGAEGGTSEAAKAEGQGGGGGQGRGEAGRMARERADGKGRTGGQGQQGSAAMGRQSQEAWGQGGQAREGGSSREQSSRQDTEESGQGAEQQGQGRGRGGARSRRARRQGHRARVGVDRGGEQESGSSRKQQGRAEGEAAEGRQKAGTESRGAERSRARQRQRGESRQSQDRRGEEEEQGGEAGGSGGRGRRGQQRSKGRAESSRSSRRQGGAGQGAGGGSKEQKQHTQQGQARQETGTRWSAEAAAGIREAGKGRGHGVQRIREAEAGKAGKQVRATVQSRGMQQAAIRAGETGFQERQGGEAGGRSGGSRSGKAGSQEESRKEARGRKGSRPAARAGGA, encoded by the coding sequence ATGCAGGGGCCGGAGAGGCAGCGGGGTATCAGTCAGGAGAGGAGGGCAGAGAGGCAGCAGGGCAGGGGCAGGGAGGGGAGGGGAGGCAGGGAGCAGGGCAGAGCAGAGAGTAGCCAGAGGACAGAGGAGGGGGCAGCAAGGGGCAGGGTGCAAGGGGGCAGGCGGGGGGCAGACAGGAAGGCAGGGCAGGGGGGGGAGCATGGGGCAGAAGGGGGGACGAGTGAGGCAGCAAAGGCAGAGGGGCAGGGGGGGGGAGGGGGTCAGGGGAGGGGAGAAGCAGGGAGGATGGCCAGGGAGAGAGCAGATGGGAAGGGCAGGACAGGGGGGCAGGGACAGCAGGGGAGTGCAGCAATGGGGAGGCAGAGCCAGGAGGCATGGGGACAGGGAGGGCAGGCAAGGGAGGGAGGAAGCAGCAGGGAGCAGAGCAGCAGGCAAGACACAGAGGAGTCAGGGCAGGGAGCAGAGCAGCAGGGACAAGGCAGAGGGAGAGGAGGGGCAAGATCAAGGAGAGCAAGGAGACAGGGTCACAGAGCAAGGGTGGGAGTAGACAGAGGGGGAGAGCAGGAATCAGGAAGCAGCAGGAAGCAGCAGGGCAGAGCAGAGGGAGAGGCAGCAGAAGGGAGACAGAAGGCAGGGACAGAGAGCAGGGGAGCAGAGAGGAGTAGAGCAAGGCAGAGACAGAGAGGAGAGAGCAGACAGAGCCAGGACAGGAGGGGGGAAGAGGAAGAGCAGGGGGGGGAGGCAGGAGGGTCAGGAGGCAGAGGCAGGAGGGGGCAGCAGAGGAGCAAGGGGAGGGCAGAGAGCAGCAGGAGCAGCAGGAGGCAGGGGGGAGCAGGGCAGGGGGCAGGGGGGGGGAGCAAAGAGCAAAAGCAGCACACACAGCAGGGGCAGGCAAGGCAGGAGACAGGGACAAGGTGGTCAGCAGAGGCAGCAGCAGGCATCAGGGAAGCAGGCAAAGGGAGGGGGCATGGAGTACAGAGAATCAGAGAGGCAGAGGCAGGGAAGGCAGGCAAGCAGGTCAGGGCCACAGTGCAGAGCAGAGGGATGCAGCAGGCAGCAATCAGAGCAGGCGAGACAGGATTTCAGGAGAGGCAAGGGGGAGAAGCAGGAGGGAGATCAGGAGGTAGCAGGTCAGGAAAAGCAGGGAGTCAGGAGGAGAGCAGGAAAGAGGCAAGGGGCAGGAAGGGGAGCAGGCCAGCAGCCAGAGCAGGAGGGGCAAG